In the genome of Salmo trutta chromosome 18, fSalTru1.1, whole genome shotgun sequence, one region contains:
- the LOC115153071 gene encoding multiple coagulation factor deficiency protein 2-like isoform X2, whose amino-acid sequence MHLDKNMVHDREHIMEHLEGVIDKPESDMLPQELQLHYFKMHDYDGNNLLDGLELATAISHVHKEERGEESQPMKEEDLISLIDDVLRDDDKNNDGYIDYAEFAKSLE is encoded by the exons ATGCACCTGGACAAGAACATGGTCCATGACAGAGA ACACATCATGGAGCATCTGGAAGGTGTGATTGACAAGCCTGAGTCGGATATGTTGCCGCAGGAGCTGCAGTTGCACTACTTTAAGATGCATGACTATGATGGCAACAACTTACTGGATGGGCTGGAGTTAGCCACAGCCATCAGTCATGTACACAAAGAG gaaagaggagaggaaagccaGCCTATGAAAGAGGAAGACCTCATAAGCCTTATAGATGACGTTCTAAGGGACGATGACAAAAACAACGATGGATACATAGACTACGCCGAGTTTGCCAAGTCCCTGGAGTAG
- the LOC115153071 gene encoding multiple coagulation factor deficiency protein 2 homolog isoform X1, whose product MVLRVSVRRSVVWGWLLLVSCFLLSVCSHEQAAQEHPPEIHHPNMHLDKNMVHDREHIMEHLEGVIDKPESDMLPQELQLHYFKMHDYDGNNLLDGLELATAISHVHKEERGEESQPMKEEDLISLIDDVLRDDDKNNDGYIDYAEFAKSLE is encoded by the exons ATGGTGTTAAGAGTAAGTGTCAGGAGGAGCGTTGTGTGGGGCTGGCTACTCCTGGTCTCCTGctttctgctgtctgtctgttcacATGAGCAGGCAGCCCAAGAACACCCACCGGAGATTCACCATCCAAACATGCACCTGGACAAGAACATGGTCCATGACAGAGA ACACATCATGGAGCATCTGGAAGGTGTGATTGACAAGCCTGAGTCGGATATGTTGCCGCAGGAGCTGCAGTTGCACTACTTTAAGATGCATGACTATGATGGCAACAACTTACTGGATGGGCTGGAGTTAGCCACAGCCATCAGTCATGTACACAAAGAG gaaagaggagaggaaagccaGCCTATGAAAGAGGAAGACCTCATAAGCCTTATAGATGACGTTCTAAGGGACGATGACAAAAACAACGATGGATACATAGACTACGCCGAGTTTGCCAAGTCCCTGGAGTAG